The Candidatus Curtissbacteria bacterium sequence CCCTCTGTAGGAGATTGAACAAAGTGTTACCCGCGCCAAGAATAGTCGGCGCGAGACATATGCGGATTTCGTCCACAAACTTACGCTTGAGCAGTTCTGATGTTAAATATGCGTTGCCGAAAGCATAGATGTCCTTTCCCGGTTTATTTTTTAGAGTATTGATGGCTTCCTTAAAATTCTCTTCAAGAAGACGGCTGTTGTTCTACGTCGAGCTGCATAATCAAATCGAGAGTAATATAATAGTGAAGACCTATTTTTACTTTGGTAATAAGAGGAATTTACGGATCTTGGAGATATGATTTGATATAGTCATCGTGCTTAAATAGGCCCGAGCCAATTACGGTCCCCAGCTCCAAATGCCCGCATAGCTCAACGGATATCAGCTGCTGACTCCGTCAGCCCTGATATTTTTGAGTTATACTCAAAAAGAGAGCACTTGGCTCGGTAATTAAAAAACACTGGGCCCGCATAGCTCAACGGATAGAGCACTCGCGTTCTAAGCGATTGGTTGGGGGTTCGAATCCCTCTGCGGGCACTCGTCAGAACTAGACTTTTTGGTTTCATGAAGTTATAAATAACTCCGCTCAACCTTTAGTCTGTTCTTCCTTTCCAAAATTCTTCGAATTTTGGGATATTTGTCAAAATCCTTTGAATTTTGAAGAGGAGAAATGACGGAATGGTAAACGGTTCTGCATATGGCAGAATGTTTAAAGTGAAGTCCAAGGCCCGCAGTTCTGCATTGCAGAACGAGGACCGCATGGCACTGAATATTTCGACGAGGTGGCTGTAGCTCAGTCTGGTAGAGCGCTGGCTTGTGGTAAACATTTAGATTGGCATTTTAGTTTTCGAACTTTAACATGACGGGGTATGCCCTGGTTGGATTGCAGGATTTGTGGTAAGAAGTTTTACGGTAAGCCTAGACATATAAAGATTGGGTGGGGTAAATACTGCTCCGATAAATGCAAATTTGTGGCCCAAAAAAAGGGTATTAACGTATATTGCAGTTATTGTAAAAGATCTCTGTATAGAGCGCCCAGAGCTATGTCTAGGTCAAAAAGCGGGCTTTTCTTTTGCAACCGTTCTTGTCATGCCAGCTGGAGAAACACAAACATTCGCATTGGAGAAAATCATCCGAATTGGCTGACAGGGATAAGTGCTTATCGTAGAATTATGTTGAAGAGTGCAAAAGAATTAAAATGTGGTAAATGCGATTTAAATGATGAGAGAGTGTTAATTGTTCATCACAAAGATCGAAATAGGAGTAATAACGGTCTCTTGAATTTAGAATTATTATGCAGGAATTGTCATTATTTGAGGCACAATTTTGAGAAATAATGGTGGGTGTAGCTCAGTTGGTAAGAGCGTCCCCCTGTGAAGGGGAAGGTCGGGGGTTCGAGTCCCCTCACCCACCCACTTAATATAAAAAACTATGCCAAACATCAAAGGGTAAACATGGAGGTGAAAATAAATGAATAAAAAGCAAGTAGTCAACACGAAGTCCAAGACGTTCACGGACGAGGAACGAGCTGCGATAAAGGAGAGGGCCCAAGAGCTGGCGACTAAGACGGACGGGGAAAGCGCCGTGCTCGCTAAGATCGCCGAGATGCAGGGGTCTGATCGCGCCATGGCCCAGCGGTTCCATACTATTATAAAAGCCAACGCCCCAACGCTCATGCCGAAAACCTGGTATGGGATGCCTGCGTATGCAAATCGCGACGGCAAGGTCGTCTGTTTCTTCCAAAGCGCGCAGAAGTTCAAATCGAGGTACGCGACGCTTGGCTTTGACGACTCGGCAAACCTTGACGAAGGCTCCATGTGGCCGACCTCCTTCGCGTTGAAGAAGTTGACTCCCGCCGAAGAGGCTAGGATTGCCGCGCTCGTAAAGAAAGCGGTGGGCTGAGGACTGAGCTCGCAGGTCTAACCTTTTTAGTGCGTCTCGCTAAGGGTCTAAATTTGGACTTTCCGATTTTAGCATTGCTGGGAGAGTACTGTAATAAGTCCTGCGTCGTTCGGTAGCCTACCCAAATTTCCGTTTAAGGCTATCACCTTGCTATAATCCCCAACATGTCAAAAGAAGGTTCGCCATGGGATCAGGCATTTCGCGACGTGCCGAGGAGATGGTACGAAGTAAATCCGTGGGTTAATCGCGCTTTGTCGGTAGGTAGCGCTTTGTTGATAAACTTCGCGAACGAACGGACAATCGATGCTGATTCTATTCCTGCAGGTGTTGCTTCCGCGAGCTTTTACTTACTTTGGGCTTTTGCAGACAGATACTCTACTCGCGAGATCCTTAAAGAAAACATAAAAGCAGCAGAGGTCGGAATACAGGAACTTTACACAGAATCGAACCCTTTAACACCCGACCTCAAAGATCCTAATAAAGCGATAACAAGCAAACGGTGGTTTGCTTTAGATTCCGCCGCAACTACGATTGCCGTTTTAGTGCCAGGGTATGGCGTGGGCTTCGGGCTGAGTGAAGCTCATGCGACTTTTAACAATTGGAGAATCAGAAAGAGAACTAAGAGAGCGATCGAAATTGCCCAAGCCGAAAAGTGAATGATCTTACTATTACCTCGGTAAAATTTGGTTTTCGTAGATAAAGTTGGCGATTTCGTGGCCAATGAAGTCTACTCCTTCGAATGACGGATGAATATAATCGTTGGGATTAATGTATTTTAAGTCTCCATCGCCTTGCTCATTTTTCGATTTCTCGTAGATGTTAACAACTGGAATATTATGAGATTTAGCGTAAGCAATATGATTTTCTATGTACGCCATCCTCTCCTCCGCTTGTTTGACTCTTGCTTCGATCGGAATATCGACAATTACTTTTTTGGCGTAGTTTTGTTTGTTGGGTGCAATCGTTGCGACAAAAACAATTGCGGAATTTGGCTTCGTCGTAATTAATGTCTCCATAAGCTTGTTTAGTTCTTCTGTTTGCTTCTTGATCCCCTCCTCTGTTCCGAACTGGGACAAGGGGTTATATCCGAACGATTCGACCAAGATTAGATCAAAATTCCGAGAAAGAAGCGGCTCGAAGGTTGAATCCCAGTAGGTAGTTTTTTCTGTTAGTTGTTTGTCTATTTCGAGAATACTCATAGACCTTGCATAATTGTCGATCACGACTCCGATGTTATGAGGCTTGTATAGCACGTTTATAAATTCGCTGAAAGTTCCGCCATTTGGGCCGAGCGCGTGAGTCATCGAATCGCCGACCATAACGATGCTGTATTGACTTTTCTTTGCGATTTTAGGAGAGGTATAAGTCTCGAAAATAAATGGTGAGGGTGAAGGGACTAGGGTTTTTGCATCTCCCGTTGTTCGATTTGGATTATTGAGACCTGGAACTTCGGACTTTACTAGATAATACGACCCGACTGTTATTGCGATTGCCGGAAGCAGGAGCGCGAGGATTGGGGCAAAACCTTTCATTCTTTAAATATATCAAAGATGGCTGCAGGCATGTTGGTAAAACCGGCTATTTTTAGCATTGTTTTGGCCCTATAGTTTGACTATTTTTAGAGTCACATTGTATAATTATGGCCCTATGGTCGAAGCCTCAAATGTTTCTTCCGAAGTTGGCCATCTTGTCGAGGCCTTAAGGACCTTGACCGTTCCAGCCAAGTTGGACAGACAACTTCTTTTAGAGCAAGTAATATCATCTAAACAATCTAATCAAGATTTTGAATATCCTACTTTTGACGAGGTCGAGCAAGCTCAGCTTGCCAGAATTGTGGACGTTTTGTCGGGTCAAGAGACAGCCCATCTCGCTGAAGGGGGCTTTATAACGCTTGCCATGATCAGGCCGAGTGCTGATGGTAGCGAACCTAAAAGTGAGCTTTTTGGACTAACCGATAGTGAAGCTGCTCAAAGGATAATTCAGACGATTATTGATGAACGCGGTGAGGACTTAGAGCCAATTTTAGTTTTACCTGTGGTTTTTTCTAGCGAAATGGTGGAAGAGTTTTATAAGGGTGAACCGAAGGCTAATCAGGAAAAAGTTGCCCCTATTCGTGACCCAAACCGTGAGAGGTTCCAAAATAGGTGGGAAGAGTTCGTTGATTTGATGTTAAGCGGACCTTCGACGGTTGTTATCTTTTACTCCCCTGATGCTCTAGCTGTTGAAAGGTGGAGAAAAGTACTGGGGAGAAACTGGAGAGTGAAACAAAATCCTCCGGATACTATACGTTATCGATTTGCAAAGGCTGACACTCACAATAATATTGGGCACGGAAGCGACTCGCCAGGGTCAGTACAGAGAGAGCTAGGGATAATAGTTGATCATTTAAGATCAAAGTTGTAAATTAGAGCAAAGGGCATATCAGTAAAGTAGCAAATTTAAGCTATGAAGGAAGCAGTTAATCCACTGCCTGATATTAAAAATTACCTGAGCAGAACTCTCGAAAACGAGGGTTTTGTTTTTTATGATAAACCGGGCGCTGACTCAAGCACAGGCGT is a genomic window containing:
- a CDS encoding DUF1801 domain-containing protein — translated: MNKKQVVNTKSKTFTDEERAAIKERAQELATKTDGESAVLAKIAEMQGSDRAMAQRFHTIIKANAPTLMPKTWYGMPAYANRDGKVVCFFQSAQKFKSRYATLGFDDSANLDEGSMWPTSFALKKLTPAEEARIAALVKKAVG
- a CDS encoding SGNH/GDSL hydrolase family protein, whose translation is MKGFAPILALLLPAIAITVGSYYLVKSEVPGLNNPNRTTGDAKTLVPSPSPFIFETYTSPKIAKKSQYSIVMVGDSMTHALGPNGGTFSEFINVLYKPHNIGVVIDNYARSMSILEIDKQLTEKTTYWDSTFEPLLSRNFDLILVESFGYNPLSQFGTEEGIKKQTEELNKLMETLITTKPNSAIVFVATIAPNKQNYAKKVIVDIPIEARVKQAEERMAYIENHIAYAKSHNIPVVNIYEKSKNEQGDGDLKYINPNDYIHPSFEGVDFIGHEIANFIYENQILPR